The sequence TCAATCTTTTCAAAGTCTGTGGCAACCCCTTGAAAAGAAAGGGTCCCTAAGGGAATATTCTTATCCTGTTCAATAAAACCTTTTATAAGAGAGCCACTAAATATCATAAGAAATATAGCTATTATAATATGCCATTTGTAATAGTAAATAATATGTTCAAGTTTTTCTTTAAACGATAGTTCTTTAAATTTCTGCAATTTTATCACTCCATTTATGTCTTAGATAAGATTGTCCTTTCTGTTTATCTTAATATTATATCAGATTTCTCCTAAATGATTAATACCTATATTTTTTTATCCATACATCTTGATAATATCTTTAATCACTCATTCTATTATATAAGTTAAGCCTTTCTTTGTCTCGAAAGAAATAATTCTATCTCCACTTGGATATGCGTATACTTCATTTTGGCCATCTAACACTTTTACTTTCCCGTCTATTTGCATATGACATGTGTTTCCCGCCTTAGAATGTATTTGTATTTTTACCGGCTTATTGTCTTTCCATTCGATATCTACTGTAAAACCTCCCCTAGCACATAATCCTTTAACATACCCCTCCTTAAATACAGAGGGTATAGCAGGTAAAAATGCAAGTTTACCTCCATGACTTTGAAGGAGCATTTCTGCAATTCCTGCAGTTCCCCCAAAATTTCCATCTATTTGGAATGGTGGATGAGTATCGAATAAATTAGCCAAAGTAGATTTTATAAGAAGTTGCCTTAGATTTTTATAGGCTAATTCCCCGTCTTTTAGTCTCGCCCACATATTTATAATCCAAGCCCTACTCCAACCTGTATGGCCACCTCCATGTTCTAGCCGTCTTTCTAAGGTCCTTCTTGCTGCTTTAAAAAGGTCCCTATCTTTTTCTGTGATTTGATTTGAAGGATATAACCCGAATAAATGGGATATATGACGGTGCCCTGGTTCCGCTTCATCATAATCTATAGCCCATTCTTTTACTTGTCCGTATTTCCCAATTTCCGGTTTTGGCAATCTATCTCGTAAGATTAATATTTCATCTATGAAGTCATCTTCTAGATTTAGGATTTCATTGGTTTTAATGCAAGCAGTAAATAAATCATAAATTATCTGGCTATCCATAGAGGGACCTATACATATATTCCCCTTTTGCCCATTGGGTAGTATATAAGTATTTTCCGGGGAAACTGATGGACATGTAACAAGGTAACCTTCTTCGTTTTCAATAAGATAATCCACGAAAAACAGTGCTGCTTCCCTCATGGTGTCATAAGCCTTTGCTAAAAACACCTTATCACAGGTAAAACTATAATGTTCCCACAAATGAAGGGTAAGCCATGCCGCTCCCATAGGCCATATAGTTGCTGGCATATAATGGTCCTGGGGGGCAGTATCTCCCCAAATATCCGTATTATGATGGCACATAAAACCCCTAGCCCCGTACATAAGCTCGGCACTTTTTCTCCCTGAGGGTCTCATCTTTTCAATTAACTCAAAAAGCGGACTATGACATTCTGATAAATTGCAACTTTCAGCTGGCCAATAGTTCATCTCTGTATTAATATTAATAGTATATTTCGAACCCCATGGGGGATCCATATCTTTATTCCAAATTCCTTGTAAATTACAGGGTAAACTTCCTTTTCTACTCCCAGCTATCAAGAGATATCTTCCGTATTGAAAATAGGTCTCGATAAGCCCGAAATCATCCTGACTATCTTTAAATCTTAATAATCTTTTATCCGTAGGAATGTTCTTGTATTTATCTTCCCTATTTAGCTTTAAGTTAACCCTATCAAATAAAGAAGTATAATCTTTAATATGTTCTTCCTGAAGGTTTTTAAAACTTAGTCTGCCTGCAATCTCTAAAATTTCATCACACCAATCACTAGGTTTATCTCCCCAGTAATCAGTTCTTGCAGTTAAGAGTATTAGGGCAGAATTAGCATTATTAAGATAAATCCTATCTCCCATAGTCCTAAGAGTTCCCCCCTCAGGGATTACTTTAAGTTTAGCGCAAAACTTAATCCCTTTTTCTCCTTGGCTTTCTCCTCCCATCTCTAGCCCATTCGGTTTTATAGCTTTGTTATAATCAATATTGATACCCCTATCTAAGTTTGTAATAAAAGAAATACTCTCTTTTTTATCAGCAGATATATGTACAGCTATTATTTTATGTTTATATGAAGCAAAAAACTTTCTAGTATAGGTTATATCCCCAATCCTATAAGAAACTTTAGCAATTGCCTTTTCTATATCTAATTGACGTTCATACTCTTCTGCCTTTTCATGGTTTAAAAAGTCAATATACAAATCTCCTAAGGGCTGGTATACCCTTTCATTGGCAGGAGTAGAGAACATTGCCATTTTTTCTAACTCCTCTGCTTTTTCAATTTCACCTTTTATTATAAAACCTCTAATATCATCAAGATATCTCCTTGCATCTGGGTTATGCCTATCTACCCCTCCTCCCCCGCTCCATAAGGTATCTTCATTTAATTGTATAATTTCTCTTTGAACTTGTCCAAAAATCATTCCACCCAAGTTTCCGCAACCAATAGGCAGAGCCTCATTCCAATCCTCTGCAGGATTCTCATACCAAAGCTTCATTCTTATTCCCCCTTTATATTATTATAACATCTCCTTAGGCTTATGTTAATGTATAGAATCCTATCATTAAATAAGAACTTTAAAGAGATAATAGATTTTTTAAAAAATGTATAACCTGTATGCCGATACTGCTAAAAGGCAGATAGAGCAGGGTAAACCCGATTAATGCTACTATCTCTAAAGAAATTATGTACAGAGGCCATGGTCCTAGATAATCCATAATCGATGCTGACTGCGGTTTGCTGCAAATAAAAAGATAGTTTCCGCCAGTAATAATGTTTATAAATGCTACAAAAACCATATAACTATTTGTTATACCCATAACTTTTATGATCGAAATGGCTTTAGGTCTGTATTTATTTACAAATGTCATAAATAATACTGATATTATTACTAGACCATGGGTTATAAAAAAATGATAAAAAATAAAATGGGTATGGTTATATCCATTTATATCTGGGGTTATAATTGCTGCTAATACTCCAGTCATACCCCAAAAATATAATATTTCATATAGTAAATATGACTTAGTAATCAGTAGGAAAATAGAAAGAATAACTGCTGCTTCGCAAAGATTTAAGGGGAGGGATATTGAGGATGTCCATGAATTATTTATATGATACCATAGGTATAATAAGCTCTGTTCTAGAAGGAGAATAGTACCTATGGTATATCTAAAACAAGTATTTACCTTTTCTTTTCTTAATTTATTTTTAGATAAATATATTATAATACAACTGATAAAAATAATACTTATAAGCAAAATATGATAGCTTGAGAATATTTCAAAGGGTTTTCCTATATAACTCTCTCCAAAAAAATTCCTCATATAATTCTCCTCTATAGGTTTATTTTCGAAACAAAAACAAATTTTTATTAATACATTTATATGAGGACATCTATGGTTTATTGCTATGAATCTTATTAATTACACCATGACTTTAAAATTTGTAAAAATTCGGGTTACTTTTTAGTAACCCGAATTTCTATAAAATCATTAGTTTATTTAATTATTGTTTAATATTACGGCTGCCTGGTTTAACTAGAGGGATTTTTCCATCTTTACACATTGGGCATTCCACTTCTTCATAGGCTAATACTTCAACTGTTAGGGCTGCCCTAAGTTTTGTATTAAAGTCTACTTTCCCATTGCTTCTATCTACTAACACGGCAACTCCTGCCACTTCTCCTCCCTGCTCTTTTACAACGTCAATTACTTCAAAAACGGATCCCCCTGTTGTTATAACATCTTCGGCTACTAATACTCTTGCTCCTTTGGGAATGGTAAAACCTCTTCTTAGGGTCATTTTCCCGTTATCTCTTTCTGCAAATAGGTTCTTTGTTTGTAATTGTTTTGCCAATTCGTAGGCTATGATTATTCCGCCTATGGCAGGTCCTATTACTATGTCTATTTTATCATTTTTGAACTCCTCAGCTAGACCTTTTGCTATTTCTTCCGCATAATTTGGATATTGTAAAATTTTTGCACATTGCATATACTGGTTACTATGTTTACCTGAAGTTAGTAGGAAGTGTCCTTCTTGAAGAACTTCGGTTTTCTTTAGAATCTCTATTACACGATTTTTATTTAACATGGGATTCCTCCTGATTTATGAATTATTTTGAAACAAGAATAATAGAATGACAATAAAAGTGCTCCACTTTTTAAATAGTGGGGGTATTTCGTGTTTTATAAAATACCTCGGATTTCTTCTAAGGATTTGATGCCATATTGATTCATATATTCTTTAATACCATCAAGTACATCCATTGTTGCCCTTGGATTTCTAAAATTAGCGGTTCCTACAGCAATACCGGTTGCTCCCGCCATAATAAATTCCATAGCATCTTCTCCGCTCTGTATGCCCCCCATCCCGATTATAGGAATAGATACAGCTTTAGCTACTTGGTATACCATCCTAAGTGCTACGGGTTTTATGGCAGGTCCCGAAAACCCTCCTACGGTATTAGCAAGTATTGGTTTTCTTTTATGGATATCTACTGCCATCCCAATAAGGGTATTAATTAGGGATAGAGCATCTGCTCCCCCTTTTATAGTTGCCTTTGCTATTTCTGTTATATCAGTTACATTGGGACTAAGTTTTACTATAACGGGATGCTTAGAATGTTTTTTTACCTCCCTTGTAACTTCTTCTGCCATCATTGGATCTGTCCCGAAGGCTACGCCTCCTTCTTTTACATTAGGACAGGATATATTAAGCTCTATTAAATCTATATCTTCAGAGGATAGTTTTTCTGCTACTTCGCAATATTCGGCTATGGTTCTTCCTGCTATATTCACTATAATTTTCGTATCGTACCTTCTAAGAAATGGAATATCTGTTTTTATAAACTCATCTACCCCGGGATTTTGTAATCCCACACTATTTAGCATGCCCCCATAAGTTTCTGCAATCCTTGGGGGAGCATTACCTTTCCATGGGATACTTGCCACCCCTTTTACTGTAACGGCCCCTAATTTATTTAAATCTATAAACTCTCCATACTCCCTACCAGAGGCGAAAGTTCCTGAAGCTGTAGTTATGGGGTTTTTTAGTTCTATCCCAGCAATATTAACTCTCAAATCTAGATTTTTATTCATCCCATATCACCTCATTGCTCCAAAATACGGGACCATCTTTACATACCCTTTTATGTTCCCAATCAGTATCATCTTTAGCCTTTGTTTTACATACGCAACCTACACAGGCTCCGATCCCACATGCCATTCTTTCTTCTAGGGAAACTTGCATGGGAATATTTTTTTCTTTTGCCCAGTTAGATACTGCCCTTAGCATTGGTTTAGGACCACAACTGTAAATTATTTCACCTTCTGCATTGTTCTTTTTCATCAATTCTAAAACATTTCCCTTAAGACCTACTGAACCGTCCTCCGTTGCTACATGGACTTCTTTACTATATTTTTTAAATTCTTCTATTAATATAGGGTCTGTTCTATAACCCAAATAAATATCTATTTGCCCTTTTAGATTTTTTACTAATTCGAGGAGCGGGGGAGTCCCCACCCCTCCCCCTATTACAATATTTTTTGTCTTGTTATTATCAATCATAAAGCCATTTCCCAAGGGGCCTAAAACTTCTATTTTTTCCCCTGCTAAAATTTTAGAAAATTCTTCGGTTCCTTTTCCTGCCACTGCATATATTAGTTTTATTGTGCCTTCTTTTTTATTTATCTCACATATACTAATCGGCCTTGGAAGAAGTCTTGCCTCCCCCCTGGAGTATATATTGATAAATTGTCCCGGTTTAGCCTTGTCTGTAATTTCTTTAGCATCCAAAATCATACTATACATATTAGGCGCTATTTCTTTGTTTTGTATTATAACTAGTTTATTAATTTCTTTCATGGTTCCCTCCTAAGTTATATACATCTACGTCTTCTATATTTAGGCTAGAGTCCATAACTTTTAACATTGCCTTTACCGTATCTAGGGAAGTAAATATATCTACTGAAGCCTCTATAGCTGCCCTTCTTATCCTAAATCCATCTCTTTTAGAATCATTTCCTTTAGTAGGTGTGTTAATGACCATATCAATCATACCACTTCTTGTAATGTCCAATATATTAGGTACCCCTTCACTAATTTTTTTAACTTCTGATACAGGGATATTTTCCTTTTCTAAAAGCCTTGCCGTTCCTTCCGTCGCCATAAACTTGCATCCTCTTTTCATGAAAGCTTTAGCAATAGGCACAAATTCCTCCTGGTCATAAGGTTTAATAGTTGCTAACATTGTACCCCCTTCTTTTGGTATCTTCATGCCAGCTGCCATAAATCCTTTGTATAAAGCCTCATTTAAAGTCTTTCCAACCCCTAGGACTTCTCCCGTAGAACGCATTTCAGGTCCTAGGCTCACTTCTACCATAGGTAGCTTTTCAGTGGAAAAGACAGGAACCTTTACTGCTATAAGTTCCGCCTCTTTATATATATTAATCCCATATCCCAAGTCCCTTAAGTTCTCGCCTAACATTACCCTAGTGGCAATATCTATTACTGGCACCCCTGTTACCTTGCTAATATAGGGAACCGTACGACTTGAACGGGGGTTTACCTCTATTATATAAAGTTCGTCTTCAAATTCTATAAATTGTATGTTTACCATTCCTATAACGTCTAAAGCTAAGGAAATTCTTTTTGTGTAATCGAGAATCTTTTCTTTTATTTTACCTGAAATATTTTGGCTTGGGTACATGGTAATACTGTCTCCTGAGTGAACCCCAGCTCTTTCTAAATGCTCCATTATCCCTGGTATTAATATATCTTTCCCATCACAAATTGCATCAACTTCTATCTCTCTACCTATTAGGTATCTGTCTATAAGAACAGGATTTTTAGTATCCCGTTCAAAAGCATCCCCAAGATAGTATTTTAGTTCTTTTTCATGGTAGGTTATTTCCATGCCCTGTCCCCCAAGAACGTAAGATGGACGAACCAGTACCGGGTACCCTAATTCCTTGGCTTCTTTTAAGCCTTCTTCTAGGGACCATACTGCTCTTCCTTTTGGGCGCTTTATATCCAGCTTTTCTAAAAGCTCCTCAAATTTTTCTCTATCCTCTGCAGCATCGATTTGTTCGGGTTTTGTCCCATAGATTGGGATATTCATTTCCCTAAAGAAATTCGCAAGTTTTATGGCTGTCTGCCCTCCAAACTGCAAAATAACCCCATCGGGCCTTTCTTTTTCTACAATATTTAACACATCTTCCTCTGTCAACGGTTCAAAATAAAGTTTATCCGATATATTAAAATCTGTACTTACAGTTTCTGGATTATTGTTTACAATGATGGTCTCTATCCCTGCTTTTTTAAGGGCTAAAACACTGTGCACCGAGCAATAGTCGAATTCTATACCTTGGCCTATCCTAATCGGTCCTGAGCCTATAACCATAACCTTTTTATTTTTGGAAACTTCTACCTCATCTTCTTTATCATAAGTAGAATAATAATATGGAGATTTAGCATCAAATTCCCCTCCGCAGGTATCAACCATCTTATATACAGGCTGTATATTCCATTTGTTTCTGAGGCCATAAATATCTTGAGGGCTTATTTTTAGTAAATCAGCAATCCCTTTATCTGAAAAACCTTTCTTTTTCAAAGTATAAAGGTATTCTTTTGTTAAATCTTCTACCTTTGTTTGCTTTAATTTTTCTTCCTGCTCCACAATCCCTTTTATTTTTTCTACAAAAAATGAATCCATTCCTGTAATTTTACATACTTTTTCTACACGGTAATTTCTTCTTAGCATCTCAGCCAAATCAAAAATTCTCTCGTCATCAGGAACTTGGACTCTCTTTTTTAATTCATCTAAGGTTCTTCTTGCGGAAGATTTACGCAATAGGGAATATTGTCCTATTTCAAGGGAGCGAATGCCTTTGAGAAAAGCTGCTTCGAAGTTATTACCTATGGCCATAATCTCTCCTGTTGCCATCATCTTAGTTCCGAGAGAACGTTTTGCCCCATGAAATTTATCAAAAGGCCATTTGGGTATCTTGATAACTACATAGTCCAAAGTAGGTTCGGAACAAGCATAAGTTATTCCCGTTACTGCATTTTGTATCTCATCAAGTCCATATCCTAAAGCAATTTTGGTTGCTACCTTTGCTATGGGGTATCCTGTTGCCTTAGAGGCTAGGGCCGATGAACGGCTAACCCTTGGATTTATTTCTATTACCGCATATTCAAAACTATCGGGGTCTAGAGCAAATTGAACGTTACATCCCCCTTGTATTCCAACTGCATTAATAATATCCATGGCAGCATTTCTGAGCATTTTGTTTTCTCTATCAGAAAGAGTCTGACTAGGGGCAACAACAATACTATCCCCAGTGTGGACCCCTACAGGGTCAATGTTTTCCATATTACATACAGTTATACAATTTCCATGTTTATCTCGTATTACCTCGTATTCTATTTCTTTCCAACCCTTTATGCTTTTTTCTAGAAGCACCTGCCCTACACGACTTAACTGTAATCCATGGGATAATATTTCTTTTAGTTCTTCTTCATCCTCTGCTATTCCTCCTCCAGTTCCTCCTAAAGTATAAGCAGGACGGATAATAAGAGGATAACCTATCTTCTTTGCAAAGTTTATTCCCTCTTCTAAACTGGTTACAATTTCACTTTCAACAAGGGGTTGTCCTATTCTTTCCATTAGGTTCTTAAAACCTTCCCTATCTTCCCCTTCTTTTATTCCTTCTATAGGTGTCCCGATAATATTTATACCATATTTTTTAAGTATTCCTTTATCAAAGAGTTCTACTGCCAAGTTAAGCCCTGTCTGTCCCCCCATCCCTGCAAGAAGACTATCTGGTTTTTCCTTTTGTATGATTTTTTCTATTACTTCTACTGTTAATGGCTCGATATAAATTTTATCTGCAATTTCTTTATCAGTCATAATAGTCGCAGGATTGCTATTTATCAAAACAACTTCTATTGCTTCTTCTTTTAGGGCTTGACAAGCCTGAGTTCCTGAATAGTCAAATTCTGCCGCCTGACCTATTATAATGGGACCTGAGCCTATAACGAGTACTTTT comes from Candidatus Epulonipiscium sp. and encodes:
- a CDS encoding dihydroorotate dehydrogenase — encoded protein: MNKNLDLRVNIAGIELKNPITTASGTFASGREYGEFIDLNKLGAVTVKGVASIPWKGNAPPRIAETYGGMLNSVGLQNPGVDEFIKTDIPFLRRYDTKIIVNIAGRTIAEYCEVAEKLSSEDIDLIELNISCPNVKEGGVAFGTDPMMAEEVTREVKKHSKHPVIVKLSPNVTDITEIAKATIKGGADALSLINTLIGMAVDIHKRKPILANTVGGFSGPAIKPVALRMVYQVAKAVSIPIIGMGGIQSGEDAMEFIMAGATGIAVGTANFRNPRATMDVLDGIKEYMNQYGIKSLEEIRGIL
- a CDS encoding orotate phosphoribosyltransferase, whose product is MLNKNRVIEILKKTEVLQEGHFLLTSGKHSNQYMQCAKILQYPNYAEEIAKGLAEEFKNDKIDIVIGPAIGGIIIAYELAKQLQTKNLFAERDNGKMTLRRGFTIPKGARVLVAEDVITTGGSVFEVIDVVKEQGGEVAGVAVLVDRSNGKVDFNTKLRAALTVEVLAYEEVECPMCKDGKIPLVKPGSRNIKQ
- a CDS encoding glycoside hydrolase family 95 protein, coding for MKLWYENPAEDWNEALPIGCGNLGGMIFGQVQREIIQLNEDTLWSGGGGVDRHNPDARRYLDDIRGFIIKGEIEKAEELEKMAMFSTPANERVYQPLGDLYIDFLNHEKAEEYERQLDIEKAIAKVSYRIGDITYTRKFFASYKHKIIAVHISADKKESISFITNLDRGINIDYNKAIKPNGLEMGGESQGEKGIKFCAKLKVIPEGGTLRTMGDRIYLNNANSALILLTARTDYWGDKPSDWCDEILEIAGRLSFKNLQEEHIKDYTSLFDRVNLKLNREDKYKNIPTDKRLLRFKDSQDDFGLIETYFQYGRYLLIAGSRKGSLPCNLQGIWNKDMDPPWGSKYTININTEMNYWPAESCNLSECHSPLFELIEKMRPSGRKSAELMYGARGFMCHHNTDIWGDTAPQDHYMPATIWPMGAAWLTLHLWEHYSFTCDKVFLAKAYDTMREAALFFVDYLIENEEGYLVTCPSVSPENTYILPNGQKGNICIGPSMDSQIIYDLFTACIKTNEILNLEDDFIDEILILRDRLPKPEIGKYGQVKEWAIDYDEAEPGHRHISHLFGLYPSNQITEKDRDLFKAARRTLERRLEHGGGHTGWSRAWIINMWARLKDGELAYKNLRQLLIKSTLANLFDTHPPFQIDGNFGGTAGIAEMLLQSHGGKLAFLPAIPSVFKEGYVKGLCARGGFTVDIEWKDNKPVKIQIHSKAGNTCHMQIDGKVKVLDGQNEVYAYPSGDRIISFETKKGLTYIIE
- a CDS encoding dihydroorotate dehydrogenase electron transfer subunit, translating into MKEINKLVIIQNKEIAPNMYSMILDAKEITDKAKPGQFINIYSRGEARLLPRPISICEINKKEGTIKLIYAVAGKGTEEFSKILAGEKIEVLGPLGNGFMIDNNKTKNIVIGGGVGTPPLLELVKNLKGQIDIYLGYRTDPILIEEFKKYSKEVHVATEDGSVGLKGNVLELMKKNNAEGEIIYSCGPKPMLRAVSNWAKEKNIPMQVSLEERMACGIGACVGCVCKTKAKDDTDWEHKRVCKDGPVFWSNEVIWDE
- a CDS encoding TIGR02206 family membrane protein, which produces MRNFFGESYIGKPFEIFSSYHILLISIIFISCIIIYLSKNKLRKEKVNTCFRYTIGTILLLEQSLLYLWYHINNSWTSSISLPLNLCEAAVILSIFLLITKSYLLYEILYFWGMTGVLAAIITPDINGYNHTHFIFYHFFITHGLVIISVLFMTFVNKYRPKAISIIKVMGITNSYMVFVAFINIITGGNYLFICSKPQSASIMDYLGPWPLYIISLEIVALIGFTLLYLPFSSIGIQVIHFLKNLLSL
- the carB gene encoding carbamoyl-phosphate synthase large subunit; protein product: MPRDNSIRKVLVIGSGPIIIGQAAEFDYSGTQACQALKEEAIEVVLINSNPATIMTDKEIADKIYIEPLTVEVIEKIIQKEKPDSLLAGMGGQTGLNLAVELFDKGILKKYGINIIGTPIEGIKEGEDREGFKNLMERIGQPLVESEIVTSLEEGINFAKKIGYPLIIRPAYTLGGTGGGIAEDEEELKEILSHGLQLSRVGQVLLEKSIKGWKEIEYEVIRDKHGNCITVCNMENIDPVGVHTGDSIVVAPSQTLSDRENKMLRNAAMDIINAVGIQGGCNVQFALDPDSFEYAVIEINPRVSRSSALASKATGYPIAKVATKIALGYGLDEIQNAVTGITYACSEPTLDYVVIKIPKWPFDKFHGAKRSLGTKMMATGEIMAIGNNFEAAFLKGIRSLEIGQYSLLRKSSARRTLDELKKRVQVPDDERIFDLAEMLRRNYRVEKVCKITGMDSFFVEKIKGIVEQEEKLKQTKVEDLTKEYLYTLKKKGFSDKGIADLLKISPQDIYGLRNKWNIQPVYKMVDTCGGEFDAKSPYYYSTYDKEDEVEVSKNKKVMVIGSGPIRIGQGIEFDYCSVHSVLALKKAGIETIIVNNNPETVSTDFNISDKLYFEPLTEEDVLNIVEKERPDGVILQFGGQTAIKLANFFREMNIPIYGTKPEQIDAAEDREKFEELLEKLDIKRPKGRAVWSLEEGLKEAKELGYPVLVRPSYVLGGQGMEITYHEKELKYYLGDAFERDTKNPVLIDRYLIGREIEVDAICDGKDILIPGIMEHLERAGVHSGDSITMYPSQNISGKIKEKILDYTKRISLALDVIGMVNIQFIEFEDELYIIEVNPRSSRTVPYISKVTGVPVIDIATRVMLGENLRDLGYGINIYKEAELIAVKVPVFSTEKLPMVEVSLGPEMRSTGEVLGVGKTLNEALYKGFMAAGMKIPKEGGTMLATIKPYDQEEFVPIAKAFMKRGCKFMATEGTARLLEKENIPVSEVKKISEGVPNILDITRSGMIDMVINTPTKGNDSKRDGFRIRRAAIEASVDIFTSLDTVKAMLKVMDSSLNIEDVDVYNLGGNHERN